One genomic segment of Occultella kanbiaonis includes these proteins:
- a CDS encoding NUDIX hydrolase: MGNSSVPVVQAAGALIWRVVGRRLEVLLIHRPRYDDWSWPKGKLDGDGESLPMCAVREVKEETGLSVLLGVPLPLVKYKLTDGRVKVCTYWAARQISDESHAIAPRGKIKDASKHEVDESRWVEARAARKLLTRSDDVEPLGALLDLWEDGLLDTWTVIVARHGRARSRSSWKGGEESRPLTPVGAKQATAIVPILAAYGVEEVISSPWERCVATVRPYLDASGLDLMTAPQLTETAAKQNRSGVRSFMGSLLGARHRPTVVSTHRPVLPIILTSISARSPYRLSKAIPDRDPYLRTGELLVIHMARRSSGKARLVALERQRGLEA, translated from the coding sequence GTGGGCAACTCGTCTGTGCCGGTGGTACAGGCCGCCGGGGCGTTGATCTGGCGCGTGGTGGGGCGGCGCCTCGAGGTGCTGCTGATCCACCGGCCGCGGTACGACGACTGGTCCTGGCCCAAGGGCAAGCTCGACGGCGACGGCGAGTCGCTACCGATGTGCGCCGTGCGGGAGGTCAAGGAGGAGACGGGTCTCTCGGTGCTCCTCGGCGTCCCGCTGCCGTTGGTGAAGTACAAGCTCACGGACGGCCGCGTGAAGGTCTGCACGTACTGGGCGGCGAGGCAGATCTCCGACGAAAGCCACGCGATCGCGCCGCGCGGCAAGATCAAGGACGCGTCCAAGCATGAGGTGGACGAGTCCCGCTGGGTCGAGGCCAGGGCGGCCCGCAAGCTCCTCACCCGGTCCGATGACGTCGAGCCCCTCGGGGCCCTGCTCGACCTCTGGGAGGACGGCCTGCTGGACACCTGGACGGTGATCGTGGCCCGGCACGGGCGGGCCAGGAGCCGATCCTCCTGGAAGGGCGGCGAGGAGTCTCGGCCGCTCACCCCCGTCGGCGCGAAGCAGGCGACGGCGATCGTGCCGATCCTCGCGGCTTATGGGGTCGAGGAGGTCATCTCCTCGCCGTGGGAACGGTGCGTGGCCACCGTGCGGCCGTACCTGGACGCGAGCGGCCTGGACCTGATGACGGCGCCACAACTCACCGAGACCGCGGCCAAGCAGAACAGGTCCGGCGTGCGCTCGTTCATGGGTTCGCTGCTCGGCGCACGGCACCGGCCCACGGTGGTCTCCACCCATCGTCCGGTGCTGCCGATCATCCTCACCAGCATCTCGGCTCGCAGCCCCTACCGGCTCTCGAAGGCCATCCCGGACCGGGACCCGTACCTGCGTACCGGTGAGCTCCTGGTGATCCATATGGCGCGGAGGTCCTCGGGAAAGGCCCGTCTGGTCGCCCTGGAGCGCCAGCGTGGTCTCGAGGCCTGA
- a CDS encoding RNA degradosome polyphosphate kinase, translating to MSEQVDSLDGVNSITLDVDAFNDAEPHELPEDRFADRELSWLAFNERVLELAEDEGLPLLERVQFLSIFASNLDEFFMVRVAGLKRRIATGMAVPGASGLLPRQVLDAISVKAHELTARHAAVFTDLVQPALAAEGITLVHFDDLHETEKERLHRYFRKMIFPVLTPLAVDPAHPFPYISGLSLNLAVIVRNPSTGKEHFARVKVPPLLPRFIAVDATGRPVRPEDATDTTEIASFVPIEDVIASFLYYLFPGMEVVEHHIFRVTRNEDLEVEEDDAENLLKALEKELLRRRFGPPVRLELAAGFTDRLREMLIRELDIGDADVYELPPPLDLTGLGVLTDVDRPELKYPRFVAATARGLAEVESANPTDFFAAIRNHDILLHHPYDSFSTSVQQFLAQAAADPNVLAIKQTLYRTSGDSPIIDALIDAAEAGKQVLAIVEIKARFDEQANITWARKLEQAGVHVVYGIVGLKTHCKLSLVVRQEADGLRRYCHVGTGNYNPKTARLYEDHGLLTCNSEVGQDLTRLFNQLSGYAPKSRFHRLLVAPRSIRNGLVERIDREIENKRAGREAWVKFKMNSVVDEVTIDALYRASQAGVPVDVIVRGICAIKPGIPGLSENIRVRSILGRFLEHSRIYAFAGDGDPEVFIGSADLMHRNLDRRVEVLIRVIDPDHVAELVGLIDRSAADTTAAWHLAPEGDGRHVWTRRYLDDDGNRLVDLQESLMAAHRRRASVDR from the coding sequence ATGAGCGAGCAGGTGGACAGTCTGGACGGCGTCAACTCGATCACCCTCGACGTCGACGCGTTCAACGACGCGGAGCCGCACGAGCTGCCCGAGGACCGGTTCGCCGACCGGGAGCTGAGCTGGCTCGCGTTCAACGAGCGGGTGCTCGAGCTCGCCGAGGACGAGGGACTGCCCCTGCTCGAACGGGTCCAGTTCCTGTCCATCTTCGCGTCCAACCTCGATGAGTTCTTCATGGTCCGGGTCGCCGGTCTGAAGCGTCGTATCGCCACCGGCATGGCGGTGCCGGGCGCGTCCGGGCTGCTGCCGCGCCAGGTGCTCGACGCCATCTCGGTCAAGGCCCACGAACTGACCGCCCGGCATGCGGCTGTGTTCACGGACCTGGTGCAGCCCGCGCTCGCGGCCGAGGGCATCACCCTGGTGCACTTCGACGATCTCCACGAGACCGAGAAGGAGCGGCTGCACCGGTACTTCCGGAAGATGATCTTCCCGGTGCTCACCCCGCTCGCCGTGGACCCGGCGCACCCGTTCCCGTACATCTCCGGGCTCTCCCTCAACCTGGCCGTGATCGTGCGCAACCCGAGCACCGGCAAGGAGCACTTCGCGCGGGTGAAGGTGCCGCCGCTGCTGCCCCGGTTCATCGCCGTCGACGCCACCGGCCGGCCAGTGCGCCCCGAGGACGCCACCGACACCACCGAGATCGCCTCGTTCGTGCCGATCGAGGACGTCATCGCGTCGTTCCTGTACTACCTGTTCCCGGGCATGGAGGTGGTGGAGCACCACATCTTCCGGGTCACCCGCAACGAAGACCTCGAGGTCGAGGAGGACGACGCGGAGAACCTCCTGAAGGCGCTCGAGAAGGAGCTCCTGCGGCGCCGTTTCGGGCCCCCGGTTCGGCTCGAGCTCGCGGCCGGGTTCACCGACCGACTCCGGGAGATGCTGATCCGCGAGCTGGACATCGGTGATGCGGACGTCTACGAGTTGCCGCCCCCACTGGACCTGACCGGCCTCGGCGTGCTCACGGACGTCGACCGGCCCGAGCTGAAGTACCCCCGGTTCGTGGCCGCCACCGCCCGCGGCCTGGCCGAGGTGGAGAGCGCGAACCCGACCGACTTCTTCGCAGCGATCCGCAACCACGACATCCTGCTGCACCACCCCTACGACTCGTTCTCGACGAGCGTGCAGCAGTTCCTCGCCCAGGCGGCGGCGGACCCGAACGTGCTCGCGATCAAGCAGACCCTGTACCGGACCTCCGGTGACTCCCCGATCATCGACGCACTCATCGACGCCGCCGAGGCCGGCAAGCAGGTGCTCGCCATCGTGGAGATCAAGGCGCGCTTCGACGAGCAGGCGAACATCACCTGGGCCCGCAAGCTCGAGCAGGCGGGCGTGCACGTCGTGTACGGCATCGTCGGCCTGAAGACCCACTGCAAGCTCTCCCTGGTGGTGCGCCAGGAGGCGGACGGGCTCCGCCGCTACTGTCACGTGGGCACCGGGAACTACAACCCGAAGACGGCTCGCCTCTACGAGGACCACGGGCTGCTCACGTGCAACTCCGAGGTGGGCCAGGACCTCACCCGGCTTTTCAACCAGCTCTCCGGGTATGCCCCGAAGTCCCGGTTCCACCGGCTCCTGGTCGCCCCGCGCTCCATCCGGAACGGGCTCGTGGAACGGATCGACCGGGAGATCGAGAACAAGCGGGCCGGCCGCGAGGCGTGGGTCAAGTTCAAGATGAACTCGGTCGTGGACGAGGTCACCATCGACGCCCTCTACCGCGCGTCCCAGGCCGGAGTCCCGGTGGACGTCATCGTCCGCGGGATCTGCGCGATCAAACCGGGGATCCCCGGGCTCAGCGAGAACATCCGGGTGCGCTCGATCCTCGGGCGCTTCCTGGAGCACTCCCGGATCTACGCGTTCGCCGGCGATGGCGATCCCGAGGTCTTCATCGGCAGCGCCGACCTCATGCACCGCAACCTGGACCGGCGGGTGGAGGTGCTGATCCGGGTGATCGACCCCGACCACGTCGCCGAGCTCGTCGGCCTGATCGATCGGTCGGCTGCCGACACCACGGCAGCCTGGCACCTCGCTCCGGAAGGCGACGGCCGGCACGTGTGGACCAGGCGCTACCTCGACGACGACGGGAACCGGCTGGTGGACCTGCAGGAGTCCCTCATGGCGGCGCATCGGCGCCGCGCGAGCGTGGATCGCTGA
- the mshD gene encoding mycothiol synthase — protein sequence MAIEVARALPAADVAAVRDLAARVAAADGEAAFDEQSLLNLGGGRPVRHLIVRGGPEGPDGGGPVPILGYAQVADGSGELAVDPAARRRGIGGALLDAVLDGLDGLDGLDTPDGADGLHGPEDVRVWAHGDLAPARALAATRGLGVVRDLWVMTAPAPTVPEPTKVPSQSEPTSAVDGVRVRTFEPGSDEQAWLTVNARAFADHPEQGRMTRADLEARMAQPWFDGRLFWLAEDVNSGRTLGSMWVKISDRVGEIYVLGVDPDAQGRGIGGLLTAHAMAAFAARDLTGLELYVEGENAPAIAVYERAGFHRARAHVQYARTGSH from the coding sequence ATGGCGATCGAGGTCGCGCGGGCGCTGCCAGCCGCGGACGTCGCCGCCGTGCGGGACCTGGCCGCCCGGGTCGCCGCCGCCGACGGTGAGGCCGCGTTCGACGAGCAGTCGCTGCTGAACCTGGGCGGCGGCCGGCCCGTGCGGCACCTGATCGTGCGAGGTGGGCCGGAAGGGCCCGACGGCGGGGGGCCGGTCCCGATCCTCGGGTACGCCCAGGTGGCCGACGGGTCGGGCGAGCTCGCCGTGGATCCGGCAGCGCGTCGCCGGGGGATCGGCGGGGCACTCCTGGACGCGGTGCTGGACGGGCTGGACGGGCTGGACGGGCTGGATACGCCGGACGGCGCGGACGGGCTGCACGGCCCGGAGGACGTGCGCGTCTGGGCGCACGGTGACCTCGCGCCCGCACGGGCTCTGGCGGCGACCCGCGGGCTCGGCGTGGTTCGTGACCTCTGGGTGATGACCGCACCCGCACCGACCGTGCCCGAGCCCACGAAGGTGCCGTCACAGAGCGAACCGACCTCCGCCGTCGACGGCGTTCGGGTGCGCACGTTCGAACCCGGCAGCGACGAACAGGCCTGGCTGACCGTGAACGCCCGCGCGTTCGCCGACCACCCCGAGCAGGGCCGGATGACGCGCGCCGACCTCGAGGCTCGGATGGCCCAGCCGTGGTTCGACGGACGACTGTTCTGGCTCGCCGAGGACGTGAACAGCGGCCGAACACTCGGTTCCATGTGGGTGAAGATCTCCGATCGGGTCGGGGAGATCTATGTGCTCGGCGTGGACCCGGACGCGCAGGGTCGCGGCATCGGCGGGCTGCTCACCGCGCACGCGATGGCGGCGTTCGCGGCCCGGGATCTCACCGGGCTCGAGCTGTATGTGGAGGGGGAGAACGCCCCGGCGATCGCCGTGTACGAGCGCGCCGGATTCCATCGGGCCCGCGCCCACGTCCAGTACGCACGCACCGGTTCACACTGA
- a CDS encoding alanine racemase: protein MSRSGAVGRPAPWRDATRSLSAPLAVVDLDTFDINARDLIARAGDTPVRLATKSVRVRHLVHRALDVHGFSGVMAYSLAEALWLAEDGISDVLVGYPSVDTASLVALASNPAAREAITLMVDDVAQIALIERALIRAGSPGGPAVQVCIDVDASLRIAPLGVHLGVRRSPLRSPADAVALARAVERTGRVRVRGVMFYDAQVAGLGEAGLRGVGVRILKRASLRELAGRRPAVVAALEDHLGRQLLVNAGGSGSVHDVAPDPTVTEVTAGSGLFCPTLFDDYSGFTARPAAFFGLDVVRRPAARIATAFGGGYAASGPPGKDRLPRAVDGSALLRSEGAGEVQTPLRYRRGHRVPAIGSRVWFRHAKAGELLERFDAVHLVRGERVRETVPTYRGEGRNFG from the coding sequence ATGAGTCGATCAGGGGCCGTCGGCCGGCCCGCGCCATGGCGTGACGCGACCCGCTCCCTCAGTGCACCGCTCGCCGTCGTGGACCTGGACACCTTCGACATCAACGCACGGGATCTGATCGCCCGCGCCGGCGACACCCCGGTGCGGCTGGCGACCAAGTCGGTCCGGGTGCGGCACCTGGTGCACCGGGCCCTGGACGTGCACGGCTTCTCCGGCGTGATGGCCTACTCACTCGCCGAGGCGCTCTGGCTCGCCGAGGACGGCATCTCGGACGTACTCGTCGGATACCCGAGCGTGGACACCGCCTCGCTGGTAGCGCTCGCCTCGAACCCGGCGGCCCGGGAGGCCATCACGCTGATGGTCGACGACGTCGCCCAGATCGCGCTGATCGAGCGGGCCCTGATCCGGGCCGGGTCCCCGGGCGGTCCGGCCGTGCAGGTCTGCATCGATGTGGACGCCTCGCTGCGGATCGCCCCGCTCGGGGTCCACCTGGGCGTGCGGCGCTCACCGCTGCGCAGCCCGGCCGACGCCGTCGCGCTGGCCCGGGCGGTCGAGCGCACCGGACGGGTCCGGGTCCGCGGGGTGATGTTCTACGACGCGCAGGTGGCGGGTCTTGGCGAGGCCGGGCTGCGCGGTGTGGGGGTCCGGATCCTCAAGCGGGCCTCGCTGCGCGAGCTCGCCGGCCGTCGCCCCGCCGTGGTGGCCGCCCTCGAGGATCATCTGGGCAGGCAGCTGCTGGTCAACGCAGGTGGCAGCGGGTCCGTGCACGACGTCGCACCGGACCCGACCGTGACCGAGGTGACCGCCGGATCCGGCCTGTTCTGTCCGACCCTGTTCGACGACTACTCCGGCTTCACCGCCCGTCCGGCCGCCTTCTTCGGGCTGGACGTGGTCCGGCGGCCGGCGGCCCGGATCGCGACCGCGTTCGGCGGTGGGTACGCGGCGTCCGGACCGCCCGGCAAGGACCGGCTGCCGCGCGCCGTCGATGGTTCGGCGCTGCTGCGCTCCGAGGGTGCGGGCGAGGTGCAGACCCCGCTGCGTTATCGGCGTGGGCACCGCGTGCCCGCCATCGGCTCCCGGGTCTGGTTCCGGCACGCGAAGGCCGGGGAGCTGCTGGAGAGGTTCGACGCCGTGCACCTGGTCCGGGGCGAACGTGTGCGCGAGACGGTGCCCACGTATCGTGGTGAGGGCCGAAATTTCGGGTGA
- a CDS encoding D-arabinono-1,4-lactone oxidase, which translates to MTAPATWRNWAGTASAEPSRFARPASEDEAAALVRAAAESGGRVRAVGAGHSFSPAVVTDGTLISLDHLDRVEWVGPEEADGAREVRVGAGIRLSALCEELARRGLALENMGDIDAQSLAGAISTGTHGTGAAFTGFAAQVRAVRLITPDGDVVAASVAQRPELFEAARLGLGAVGLLTAITMRCVPAFGLRAVEAPMPLGQVLESLPEADGPVATNEHFEFYWFPYTEIALTKANNTVRPGEGGTPLPTWRRVLDDEVLSNGIFSATNALTARLPALTPTVNRVASRLLTARTYTASSAAVFTSPRRVVFKEMEYALPVEAVVPALREVDAWVRRTGENVPFPVEVRFAAADDVWLSTAHGRATGYIAVHQFHTLAHERYFRAVEDIMIAHAGRPHWGKMHRRDAAGLADLYPRFADFLAVRDAVDPRGLFANGYTDTVFGPAGR; encoded by the coding sequence ATGACCGCACCTGCGACGTGGCGGAACTGGGCCGGGACCGCGTCGGCCGAGCCCAGCCGGTTCGCCCGCCCTGCCTCCGAGGATGAGGCCGCGGCGCTGGTCCGGGCGGCCGCCGAGAGCGGCGGGCGGGTCCGGGCCGTCGGGGCCGGGCACTCGTTCAGCCCGGCCGTCGTCACCGACGGCACCCTGATCAGCCTCGACCACCTCGACCGGGTGGAGTGGGTGGGACCCGAGGAGGCCGACGGCGCCCGCGAGGTCCGCGTCGGAGCGGGCATCCGGCTGTCGGCGCTGTGCGAGGAGCTCGCGCGGCGTGGCCTGGCCCTGGAGAACATGGGCGACATCGACGCCCAGTCGCTGGCCGGGGCGATCTCCACCGGAACCCACGGCACCGGCGCCGCCTTCACCGGGTTCGCGGCCCAGGTGCGCGCGGTGCGGCTGATCACGCCCGACGGCGACGTGGTCGCGGCGAGCGTTGCGCAGCGCCCGGAGCTGTTCGAGGCGGCCCGGCTCGGGCTGGGTGCCGTGGGGCTGCTCACCGCGATCACGATGCGGTGCGTGCCCGCGTTCGGGCTGCGTGCGGTGGAGGCGCCGATGCCGCTCGGGCAGGTGCTGGAGTCGCTGCCCGAGGCGGACGGACCGGTCGCCACGAACGAGCACTTCGAGTTCTACTGGTTCCCGTACACGGAGATCGCCCTGACGAAGGCGAACAACACCGTTCGGCCCGGTGAGGGCGGGACGCCGCTGCCCACCTGGCGCCGCGTCCTCGACGACGAGGTGCTCTCCAACGGCATCTTCAGCGCCACGAACGCGCTCACCGCGAGGCTGCCGGCGCTCACCCCGACCGTGAACCGGGTGGCGTCGCGGCTGCTGACCGCCCGGACCTACACGGCGTCGTCGGCGGCCGTGTTCACGTCCCCGCGCCGGGTGGTGTTCAAGGAGATGGAGTACGCGCTGCCCGTCGAGGCCGTGGTGCCGGCGCTGCGCGAGGTGGACGCCTGGGTGCGCCGGACCGGGGAGAACGTGCCGTTCCCGGTGGAGGTGCGGTTCGCCGCGGCGGACGACGTGTGGCTCTCCACCGCGCACGGGCGCGCGACCGGGTACATCGCGGTGCACCAGTTCCACACCCTGGCGCACGAGCGGTACTTCCGCGCGGTCGAGGACATCATGATCGCCCACGCCGGCCGGCCGCACTGGGGCAAGATGCACCGCCGCGACGCGGCCGGCCTGGCCGACCTCTACCCGAGGTTCGCCGACTTCCTCGCGGTACGGGACGCCGTCGACCCCCGAGGGCTGTTCGCGAACGGCTACACCGACACGGTGTTCGGCCCCGCTGGGAGGTAG
- a CDS encoding transglutaminase-like domain-containing protein — translation MRRSVSADLDFSTGEGATQVALLIAVARAPGLEITDELAVTKDGDPVEVVEIGAPHHGVMHLVEFDAATVRGAEVRIRYRATIDGDPASALALAPAPSTSDLLTYLRPSRYAESDELLPTARREFRGLSGLALLDAVAAWVRERLFYVPGSSRVTDGAVSTMLLGQGVCRDYAHLVVALLRAMDTPARLTAVYAPGLSPMDFHAVAEAWVAGHWHVVDATGLAPRESLVRIATGRDAADTAFLSSYGGGLRMGPQRVLATVAGDLPVDEPSAAVRLP, via the coding sequence ATGCGCCGGTCCGTGAGCGCCGACCTCGACTTCAGCACCGGTGAGGGCGCCACCCAGGTGGCCCTGCTGATCGCCGTCGCCCGCGCGCCGGGGCTCGAGATCACCGACGAGCTGGCCGTCACCAAGGACGGCGACCCGGTCGAGGTCGTGGAGATCGGAGCGCCGCACCACGGCGTGATGCACCTCGTCGAGTTCGACGCCGCGACCGTCCGCGGCGCCGAGGTGCGGATCCGGTACCGCGCCACGATCGACGGCGACCCCGCATCGGCGCTCGCCCTCGCGCCGGCGCCGAGCACGTCCGACCTGCTCACCTACCTGCGCCCGAGCCGGTACGCCGAGTCCGACGAACTGCTCCCGACGGCGCGGCGCGAGTTCCGTGGGCTGAGCGGTCTCGCGCTGCTCGACGCCGTCGCCGCGTGGGTCCGCGAGCGCCTGTTCTACGTGCCCGGGTCGAGCCGGGTGACCGACGGCGCCGTGTCCACGATGCTGCTCGGGCAGGGCGTCTGCCGTGACTACGCGCACCTGGTGGTGGCGTTGCTGCGCGCGATGGACACCCCGGCCAGGCTGACCGCGGTGTACGCGCCCGGGCTGAGCCCGATGGACTTCCACGCGGTCGCGGAGGCCTGGGTGGCGGGCCACTGGCACGTGGTGGACGCCACCGGGCTGGCGCCGCGCGAGTCCCTGGTGCGGATCGCCACCGGCCGCGACGCCGCCGACACCGCGTTCCTGTCCAGCTACGGCGGCGGCCTGCGGATGGGTCCACAGCGGGTGCTGGCCACGGTGGCTGGCGACCTGCCCGTGGACGAGCCGTCAGCGGCGGTCCGGCTGCCCTGA
- a CDS encoding TM2 domain-containing protein, translating into MSYNNQYGQPPQDPYQASGPQSWAGSGPAVPGGEAYGQGVVPHAYGQNSYGDPGPHGPAAGAYGPQPGAYGPSPGTYGPPPGAYGAYGPIAPPHKDTTTAYLLWFFLGGFGVHNFYLNRVGPGIGQIGLNLLGWLTVWILIGWFAFVALAIWWIIDAFMIPGIIREQNYRATGYPQPW; encoded by the coding sequence ATGTCATACAACAACCAGTACGGCCAGCCGCCGCAGGATCCCTACCAGGCGAGCGGCCCGCAGTCCTGGGCCGGCAGCGGCCCCGCGGTGCCGGGCGGAGAGGCCTACGGGCAGGGGGTCGTCCCGCACGCGTACGGGCAGAACTCCTACGGGGACCCCGGTCCCCACGGACCTGCCGCCGGCGCGTACGGCCCGCAGCCGGGCGCGTATGGCCCGTCGCCCGGGACGTATGGGCCGCCACCCGGTGCCTACGGCGCGTACGGTCCGATCGCACCACCACACAAGGACACCACCACCGCGTACCTGCTCTGGTTCTTCCTCGGCGGATTCGGTGTGCACAACTTCTACCTGAACCGTGTCGGGCCAGGGATCGGCCAGATCGGACTGAACCTGCTCGGGTGGCTGACGGTGTGGATCCTCATCGGCTGGTTCGCGTTTGTCGCTCTGGCCATCTGGTGGATCATCGACGCGTTCATGATCCCCGGCATCATCCGGGAGCAGAACTACCGGGCCACCGGCTACCCGCAGCCCTGGTAG
- a CDS encoding TetR/AcrR family transcriptional regulator, whose amino-acid sequence MNSRDQLTDAMAELLWERGYAATSPREVMVRAGVGQGSMYHHFSGKHELAVEALSAVTGEMTGESSLLEGGASPLERMKRYLSIPRAGTLGCRVGRMTQDPQVVVDAELIAIVANAFDTMLGRWEQTITAAIAVGELPASIVPADLARTLAAVIQGGYVLARAKGEQGPMDAAIRGAVSLLDAAHAAGNDN is encoded by the coding sequence ATGAACTCACGCGATCAACTCACGGACGCGATGGCGGAGCTCCTGTGGGAGCGCGGCTACGCGGCGACGAGCCCACGCGAGGTGATGGTGCGCGCCGGGGTCGGCCAGGGCAGCATGTACCACCACTTCAGCGGCAAGCACGAGCTGGCCGTCGAGGCACTGTCGGCGGTCACCGGAGAGATGACGGGCGAGTCCTCGTTGCTCGAGGGAGGCGCCTCGCCGCTGGAGCGGATGAAGCGCTACCTGTCGATCCCCCGCGCGGGGACCCTCGGCTGCCGGGTGGGCCGGATGACCCAGGATCCGCAGGTGGTGGTGGATGCGGAGCTCATCGCGATCGTCGCGAACGCCTTCGACACGATGCTGGGCCGTTGGGAGCAGACGATCACCGCTGCGATCGCGGTTGGAGAACTGCCCGCGAGCATCGTCCCGGCCGACCTCGCCCGAACGCTGGCCGCGGTCATCCAGGGCGGCTATGTGCTCGCCCGGGCGAAGGGCGAACAGGGCCCCATGGACGCCGCGATCCGGGGCGCCGTGTCCCTGCTCGACGCCGCGCACGCTGCCGGCAACGACAACTGA
- the gap gene encoding type I glyceraldehyde-3-phosphate dehydrogenase, with protein MTVRVGINGFGRIGRSYLRAALRSGADVEVVAINDIADAATLASLLEWDSLAGHLDGVQVDEDAIVVNGARIRVTAEREPATIPWGEERVDVVIESTGRFADSESARQHLVAGARKVIISAPASGDVPAVVLGVNDEAIDVAQDVFSNGSCTTNCLAPMVKVLHEAFGIESGIMTTIHAYTSDQRLHDAPHGDLRRARAAGLSTIPTSSGAAGTIGRIIPELDGRLTGLALRVPVPVGSITDLTVKLTRPATVDEVNSAFHTAATTPGLSPYLAYSEAPIVSADIVGNPHSAIFDAPLTQVVGDQVKVFAWYDNEWGFSNRLVELSERISG; from the coding sequence ATGACAGTACGAGTCGGAATCAACGGATTCGGCCGCATCGGCCGCAGCTACCTGCGCGCCGCCCTACGCAGCGGCGCCGACGTCGAGGTAGTCGCGATCAACGACATCGCCGACGCCGCGACCCTCGCCTCGCTCCTGGAGTGGGACTCGCTGGCCGGGCATCTCGACGGCGTCCAGGTCGACGAGGACGCCATCGTCGTCAACGGTGCTCGCATCCGCGTCACCGCGGAACGAGAGCCGGCCACCATCCCGTGGGGCGAAGAGCGCGTCGACGTCGTCATCGAGTCCACCGGCCGGTTCGCTGACTCTGAGAGCGCGCGTCAGCACCTGGTGGCGGGTGCACGAAAGGTCATCATCTCCGCGCCCGCGTCCGGCGATGTGCCGGCGGTCGTGCTCGGCGTCAACGACGAGGCGATCGACGTGGCGCAGGACGTGTTCTCCAACGGCTCCTGCACCACCAACTGCCTCGCCCCGATGGTGAAGGTGCTGCACGAGGCGTTCGGCATCGAGTCCGGGATCATGACGACGATCCACGCCTACACCAGCGACCAGCGTCTGCACGATGCCCCGCACGGCGACCTGCGGCGTGCCCGCGCCGCGGGCCTGTCCACGATTCCGACGTCCTCGGGCGCCGCAGGCACGATCGGGCGCATCATCCCCGAGCTCGACGGGAGGCTCACGGGCCTGGCCCTGCGCGTGCCGGTGCCCGTCGGATCCATCACGGACCTCACGGTCAAGCTCACGCGGCCGGCGACCGTCGACGAGGTCAACTCGGCCTTCCACACCGCGGCAACGACCCCCGGACTCTCGCCCTACCTCGCCTACTCCGAGGCACCCATCGTGTCGGCCGACATCGTGGGCAACCCCCACTCGGCGATCTTCGACGCGCCGCTGACCCAGGTCGTCGGCGATCAGGTCAAGGTCTTCGCCTGGTACGACAACGAATGGGGATTCTCGAACCGGCTCGTCGAGCTGTCCGAGCGCATCAGCGGGTGA
- a CDS encoding siderophore-interacting protein, whose protein sequence is MTVSERPQRAQRVQRPQIVLQVLERIQLTPHMVRIVAGGPGIADVADNGSTDAYTKMVFAHPETDLTPPYDLAALREELPTSLLPSMRTYTIRHFDLANGHIWIDFVVHGAEGLAGPWADAARPGDAVVLGGIGGGYAPDPDADWHLLAGDDSALPAIAAALEAMPSDARGVALLEVDGVADRLELTAPHGIRIEWLHRDGREAGTTTLLADAVRALDWREGRVQVFAHGERGAMKSLRPYLTDERALDRSQLSLSAYWAHGRKEDTFQAEKREPIGQI, encoded by the coding sequence ATGACTGTGTCCGAACGCCCTCAGCGCGCCCAGCGGGTCCAGCGCCCCCAGATCGTGCTGCAGGTCCTCGAGCGCATCCAGCTGACCCCGCACATGGTCCGCATCGTCGCCGGCGGACCCGGGATCGCCGATGTCGCGGACAACGGTTCCACGGATGCGTACACGAAGATGGTCTTCGCGCACCCGGAGACGGACCTCACGCCGCCCTACGACCTCGCCGCGCTGCGTGAGGAGCTGCCGACCTCGCTGCTGCCCTCGATGCGCACCTACACGATCCGCCACTTCGACCTGGCGAACGGTCACATCTGGATCGACTTCGTGGTGCATGGCGCCGAGGGCCTCGCCGGTCCGTGGGCGGATGCCGCCCGACCCGGTGACGCGGTGGTGCTCGGCGGCATCGGCGGCGGCTACGCTCCGGACCCGGATGCCGACTGGCACCTGCTCGCCGGTGACGACTCGGCACTGCCTGCGATCGCCGCCGCGCTGGAAGCAATGCCTTCCGACGCCCGCGGTGTCGCACTGCTCGAGGTGGACGGCGTCGCCGACCGGCTCGAACTCACGGCCCCCCACGGCATCCGGATCGAGTGGTTGCACCGGGATGGCCGCGAAGCGGGCACCACCACCCTGTTGGCCGACGCGGTGCGCGCCCTCGACTGGCGGGAGGGCCGCGTGCAGGTCTTCGCCCATGGTGAGCGCGGTGCGATGAAGTCGCTGCGCCCGTACCTGACCGACGAGCGCGCCCTCGACCGCTCACAACTCTCACTCTCGGCATACTGGGCCCACGGTCGCAAGGAGGACACCTTCCAGGCCGAGAAGCGCGAGCCGATCGGACAGATCTAG